A window from Streptomyces sp. NBC_00335 encodes these proteins:
- a CDS encoding chaplin, with the protein MSRVLKSAALALASGALLVGGASAASADAGAQGIAAHSPGVGSGNLIQIPIHIPVNACGNSISVIGLLNPAFGNTCVNA; encoded by the coding sequence GTGTCGCGTGTCCTCAAGAGTGCCGCACTCGCCCTCGCTTCGGGCGCCCTTCTCGTGGGCGGGGCCTCGGCGGCCTCGGCCGACGCCGGAGCCCAGGGCATCGCCGCCCACTCCCCGGGGGTCGGCTCGGGCAACCTGATCCAGATCCCCATCCACATCCCGGTCAACGCGTGCGGGAACTCGATCAGCGTGATCGGGCTGCTCAACCCCGCGTTCGGCAACACCTGCGTCAACGCCTGA
- a CDS encoding RDD family protein — MSFGDPNNPYGQQQPPQGQPGYPQQAPQGVPPQYGYPQQPVGGVPPQQPYGAYPPAGMPPMPGTGMPPLAHWGLRVGAFLLDFLITVVPMYAIGFIDLALSDDGGASGPGVFFLIGWLYTIGMGIFQLYKEGTTGQTIGKKVVGISLRREADGNVLGFGMAFVRKLAHFLDSISCYIGYLWPLWDEKKQTFADKVCSTVVIVVPKG; from the coding sequence ATGAGCTTCGGCGACCCGAACAACCCCTACGGCCAGCAGCAGCCCCCGCAGGGTCAGCCCGGCTACCCGCAGCAGGCGCCGCAGGGCGTCCCCCCGCAGTACGGCTACCCGCAGCAGCCCGTCGGCGGCGTCCCCCCGCAGCAGCCGTACGGTGCGTACCCGCCGGCCGGCATGCCTCCCATGCCCGGCACCGGAATGCCGCCGCTGGCGCACTGGGGCCTGCGCGTCGGTGCGTTCTTGCTGGACTTCCTGATCACCGTGGTCCCCATGTACGCCATCGGCTTCATCGACCTCGCCCTGAGCGATGACGGCGGCGCCTCCGGGCCTGGCGTCTTCTTCCTGATCGGCTGGCTCTACACCATCGGCATGGGCATCTTCCAGCTCTACAAGGAAGGCACGACCGGCCAGACGATCGGCAAGAAGGTCGTCGGGATCAGCCTGCGCCGCGAGGCCGACGGCAACGTCCTCGGCTTCGGCATGGCCTTCGTCCGCAAGCTCGCGCACTTCCTCGACAGCATCTCCTGCTACATCGGCTACCTGTGGCCGCTGTGGGACGAGAAGAAGCAGACCTTCGCCGACAAGGTGTGCAGCACCGTCGTCATCGTGGTGCCCAAGGGCTGA
- a CDS encoding ketosynthase chain-length factor — protein MSVRTVITGIGVVAPNGIGAEAFWKATESGASVLGRVTREGCEHLPLRVAGEVRGFDAASMVEERYLVQTDRYTHHALAAADLALEDGRLGRADYEDDPFSVGVVTAAGSGGGEFGQRELQHLWGQGPRYVGPYQSIAWFYAASTGQISIRRGLKGPCGVVAADEAGGLDAFAHAARAINQGSKAMLVGATEAPLAPYSIVCQLGYEALSTHEDPERAYRPFTEKACGFVPAEGGAMFLVEEEQAALRRGASVRALLAGHAATFTGPHHPERAEASAEGLAHAIKGALREAGCAPEEVDVVFADALGTPEADRAEAAAILSALGAHGRKVPVTAPKTGTGRAYCAAPALDTAAAVLALEHGIVPPTPNVFDVCHDLDVVTGSARPAQLRTALVLSRGLMGSNAALVIQIPS, from the coding sequence GTGAGCGTCCGTACGGTCATCACGGGCATCGGAGTGGTCGCACCCAACGGGATCGGCGCCGAGGCCTTCTGGAAGGCGACCGAGTCGGGCGCCTCCGTCCTCGGCCGCGTCACCCGGGAGGGCTGCGAGCACCTCCCGCTGCGCGTCGCCGGCGAGGTGCGGGGCTTCGACGCGGCCTCGATGGTCGAGGAACGCTATCTCGTCCAGACCGACCGCTACACCCACCACGCCCTCGCCGCGGCCGACCTCGCCCTGGAGGACGGCCGCCTCGGCCGGGCCGACTACGAGGACGACCCCTTCTCCGTCGGCGTGGTCACCGCCGCCGGGTCGGGAGGCGGCGAGTTCGGCCAGCGCGAGCTGCAGCACCTCTGGGGCCAGGGCCCGCGCTACGTCGGCCCGTACCAGTCGATCGCCTGGTTCTACGCGGCCAGCACCGGGCAGATCTCCATCCGCCGGGGCCTCAAGGGCCCCTGCGGGGTCGTCGCCGCCGACGAGGCGGGCGGACTCGACGCCTTCGCGCACGCCGCCCGGGCCATCAACCAGGGCAGCAAGGCCATGCTGGTCGGAGCCACCGAGGCGCCCCTGGCCCCGTACTCCATCGTCTGCCAGCTCGGCTACGAGGCCCTGAGCACCCACGAGGACCCGGAGCGGGCCTACCGGCCCTTCACCGAGAAGGCCTGCGGCTTCGTACCCGCCGAGGGCGGAGCGATGTTCCTGGTGGAGGAGGAGCAGGCGGCCCTGCGCCGCGGCGCCTCCGTACGGGCCCTCCTGGCGGGACACGCGGCGACCTTCACCGGCCCGCACCACCCCGAACGGGCCGAGGCCTCCGCCGAGGGCCTGGCCCACGCCATCAAGGGCGCCCTGCGGGAGGCGGGCTGCGCCCCCGAAGAGGTCGACGTGGTCTTCGCCGACGCGCTCGGCACCCCGGAAGCCGACCGGGCCGAGGCGGCCGCGATCCTCTCCGCCCTCGGAGCGCACGGGCGCAAGGTGCCGGTCACGGCGCCCAAGACCGGGACGGGCCGGGCCTATTGCGCGGCACCCGCCCTCGACACCGCCGCCGCGGTCCTCGCCCTGGAACACGGCATCGTCCCGCCCACGCCGAACGTCTTCGACGTGTGCCACGACCTCGACGTGGTGACCGGCAGCGCCCGCCCGGCGCAGCTGCGCACCGCGCTCGTACTGAGCCGGGGCCTCATGGGCTCCAACGCCGCGCTCGTCATCCAGATCCCCTCCTAG
- a CDS encoding LacI family DNA-binding transcriptional regulator, translated as MAEQVPAGRPTLEAVAARAGVSRATASRVVNGGDGVRAHLVDKVRAAVLDLGYVPNHAARALVTRRTGAVAVIIAEPEIRIFSDPFFSRQVRGISRELTAHDTQLVLLLVEHRGDYGRIERYLAGGHVDGALAFSLHTDDPLPAITRRIGMPTVYGGRPAWTGHADGAAPYGPLSYVDADNRGGAREAVRYLVSRGRRQIAHIAGPLDQTSATDRLDGYRDVLLDADPALVAEGDFTAAGGARAMAELLERCPDLDAVFAANDLMATGALGVLRANGRSVPGDVALVGFDDAELVAEGADPPLTTVRQDIEGMGRLMVRLLLRSLDPAHGSHRIPGSVITPTSLVVRGSA; from the coding sequence GTGGCCGAACAGGTTCCCGCCGGCCGGCCCACCCTGGAAGCGGTGGCGGCGCGCGCGGGGGTGTCCAGGGCCACCGCGTCCCGGGTCGTCAACGGCGGCGACGGCGTCCGCGCGCACCTCGTGGACAAGGTCCGCGCGGCCGTCCTGGACCTCGGCTACGTGCCGAACCACGCGGCCCGCGCGCTGGTCACCCGGCGCACCGGCGCGGTCGCCGTGATCATCGCCGAGCCGGAGATCCGGATCTTCTCCGACCCCTTCTTCTCCCGCCAGGTCCGCGGCATCAGCAGAGAACTGACCGCGCACGACACGCAGTTGGTGCTGCTCCTGGTCGAGCACCGCGGGGACTACGGCCGGATCGAGCGGTACCTGGCGGGCGGCCACGTCGACGGCGCGCTCGCGTTCTCGCTGCACACCGACGACCCGCTGCCCGCGATCACGCGCCGCATCGGCATGCCCACCGTCTACGGCGGGCGGCCAGCCTGGACCGGGCATGCGGACGGAGCGGCTCCGTACGGTCCGCTGTCGTACGTCGACGCCGACAACCGCGGGGGCGCGCGCGAGGCCGTACGGTACCTGGTGTCCCGGGGGCGGCGGCAGATCGCGCACATCGCCGGGCCGCTCGACCAGACATCGGCGACCGACCGGCTGGACGGGTACCGGGACGTACTGCTCGACGCGGATCCGGCGCTGGTCGCCGAGGGGGACTTCACCGCGGCGGGCGGAGCCCGGGCGATGGCCGAGCTGCTGGAGCGCTGCCCGGATCTCGACGCGGTGTTCGCCGCGAACGACCTGATGGCGACGGGCGCGCTGGGCGTGCTGCGCGCGAACGGCCGGTCCGTACCGGGGGACGTGGCGCTGGTCGGCTTCGACGATGCCGAGCTGGTGGCGGAGGGCGCCGATCCGCCGCTGACGACCGTACGCCAGGACATCGAGGGCATGGGGCGCCTGATGGTCCGGCTGCTGCTGCGGTCCCTCGACCCGGCGCACGGTTCGCACCGGATACCGGGATCCGTGATCACCCCGACCTCGCTGGTGGTGCGCGGCTCGGCCTGA
- a CDS encoding fasciclin domain-containing protein, which translates to MNALRFRRTALAVATAAVLPFALTACSDSDSGKDAAAGSSAEASADASSPAADVSAPVAMDGPFGAACAGVPKEGAGSFDGMAKDPVATAASNNPALSTLVAAVKQAGLVDTLNNAKDITVFAPTNDAFAKIPKADLDKVLADKATLTKILTYHVVGEKLTPKQLENGSFATLETGKVTTTGSGESYKVNGTSNVVCGNVPTANATVYIVDTVLMPK; encoded by the coding sequence ATGAACGCCCTTCGTTTCCGCCGTACCGCCCTCGCCGTGGCCACGGCGGCCGTACTGCCCTTCGCGCTGACCGCCTGCTCCGACTCCGACTCGGGCAAGGACGCGGCCGCCGGTTCCTCCGCCGAAGCCAGCGCGGACGCCTCCTCCCCCGCCGCGGACGTCTCGGCGCCCGTGGCGATGGACGGGCCCTTCGGTGCCGCGTGCGCCGGTGTCCCGAAGGAGGGCGCGGGCAGCTTCGACGGCATGGCCAAGGACCCGGTCGCCACCGCCGCGTCCAACAACCCGGCACTGTCCACCCTGGTCGCCGCCGTCAAGCAGGCCGGCCTGGTCGACACGCTCAACAACGCCAAGGACATCACGGTGTTCGCGCCGACCAACGACGCCTTCGCCAAGATCCCGAAGGCCGACCTCGACAAGGTCCTCGCCGACAAGGCCACGCTGACCAAGATCCTCACGTACCACGTCGTCGGCGAGAAGCTGACGCCGAAGCAGCTGGAGAACGGCTCCTTCGCCACGCTGGAGACCGGGAAGGTGACCACCACCGGCTCGGGCGAGTCCTACAAGGTCAACGGCACGTCCAACGTGGTCTGCGGCAACGTCCCGACCGCCAACGCCACCGTGTACATCGTGGACACCGTCCTGATGCCGAAGTAG
- a CDS encoding S1 family peptidase, whose protein sequence is MNKPLAGAAFALLLTGAAASPAVAQAPRDTVAQAVAVNFAGTVALSNCSGSVVRVPNSLPTDPALVLSNGHCLESGMPAAGQVVKDKASSRSFSLLNASGSKVATLRASKISYATMTDTDISIYQLTKTYAQISSQYGISALTLNDAHPVQGTAIKVVSGYWKRTYSCNVDGFAYRLKEGEWTWKDSLRYTSSCNTIGGTSGSPVIDTATGKVVAVNNTGNEDGGSCTMNNPCEVSESGAVTVRQGINYAQQTYTIVPCVGPGNTIDLNRPGCTLPKP, encoded by the coding sequence ATGAACAAGCCTCTCGCCGGCGCCGCGTTCGCCCTGCTCCTCACCGGAGCGGCGGCCTCGCCGGCCGTGGCCCAGGCACCCCGGGACACGGTCGCACAGGCCGTCGCGGTCAACTTCGCCGGCACGGTCGCGCTCAGCAACTGCTCCGGCTCCGTCGTCCGCGTGCCGAACTCGCTGCCCACCGACCCCGCGCTCGTCCTGTCCAACGGCCACTGTCTGGAGTCCGGCATGCCGGCGGCCGGACAGGTCGTCAAGGACAAGGCGTCCAGCCGCTCCTTCTCGCTGCTCAACGCCTCGGGCTCCAAGGTCGCGACGCTGCGCGCGAGCAAGATCTCGTACGCCACGATGACCGACACCGACATCTCGATCTACCAACTGACCAAGACCTACGCGCAGATCAGCAGCCAGTACGGCATCAGCGCGCTCACCCTGAACGACGCCCACCCGGTTCAGGGCACCGCGATCAAGGTGGTGTCCGGATACTGGAAGCGAACGTACAGCTGCAACGTCGACGGGTTCGCGTACCGCCTCAAGGAGGGGGAGTGGACCTGGAAGGACTCCCTGCGCTACACCTCGTCCTGCAACACCATCGGCGGCACCTCCGGCTCCCCGGTGATCGACACAGCAACGGGCAAGGTGGTCGCCGTGAACAACACGGGCAACGAGGACGGCGGGTCCTGCACGATGAACAACCCGTGCGAGGTGTCCGAGAGCGGCGCCGTGACGGTCCGGCAGGGCATCAACTACGCGCAGCAGACCTACACCATCGTCCCCTGCGTGGGCCCCGGCAACACGATCGACCTGAACCGCCCCGGCTGCACGCTCCCCAAGCCGTAG
- a CDS encoding SRPBCC family protein, producing MAGHTENEIVVKAPMETVWEMTNDLPSWPGLFSEYASLEVLEEDGPTTRFRLTMHPDENGTVWSWVSERTPDPVTRTVRARRVETGPFEHMNIHWQYFEVPGGTRMVWTQDFAMKPTAPVDDAWMTANINRNSKVQLQLIRDKIEQRERESRTPAASRV from the coding sequence ATGGCAGGACACACCGAGAACGAAATCGTCGTCAAGGCGCCCATGGAGACCGTCTGGGAGATGACCAACGATCTCCCCAGCTGGCCCGGGCTGTTCAGCGAGTACGCCTCGCTGGAGGTCCTGGAGGAGGACGGGCCCACCACCCGCTTCCGCCTGACGATGCACCCCGACGAGAACGGCACCGTCTGGAGCTGGGTCTCCGAACGCACCCCCGACCCCGTCACCCGCACCGTGCGCGCCCGCCGCGTCGAGACCGGCCCGTTCGAGCACATGAACATCCACTGGCAGTACTTCGAAGTCCCCGGCGGCACCCGGATGGTGTGGACCCAGGACTTCGCGATGAAGCCGACGGCACCCGTCGACGACGCCTGGATGACCGCGAACATCAACCGCAACTCCAAGGTCCAGCTGCAACTGATCCGGGACAAGATCGAACAGCGCGAACGCGAGAGCCGCACGCCCGCGGCCAGTCGCGTCTGA
- a CDS encoding phosphopantetheine-binding protein: MSERLTVEELAALMKSGAGITVDPADMKNRPDSLFDDYGLDSLGLLGIVGLLENQRGRALPTDADRCKTPKEFLDLVNTSLMTGA; encoded by the coding sequence ATGTCCGAACGACTGACCGTCGAGGAGCTGGCCGCCCTGATGAAGTCCGGGGCCGGCATCACCGTGGACCCGGCCGACATGAAGAACCGCCCGGACTCCCTGTTCGACGACTACGGCCTCGACTCGCTGGGTCTGCTCGGCATCGTCGGGCTGCTGGAGAACCAGCGCGGCCGGGCCCTGCCCACCGACGCGGACCGCTGCAAGACCCCCAAAGAGTTCCTCGACCTCGTCAACACCAGCCTGATGACCGGAGCTTGA
- a CDS encoding TcmI family type II polyketide cyclase — translation MHRALIVARMAPQSAPDIAELFAASDAGELPHLVGVTRRSLFQFGDVYMHFIESDRPPGPAIADVTGHPEFRELSDRLTAYVSPHNPETWRSPKDAMAQEFYRWERPAGSRTG, via the coding sequence ATGCACCGCGCTCTCATCGTGGCCCGCATGGCGCCGCAGTCCGCCCCCGACATCGCCGAGCTCTTCGCGGCCTCGGACGCGGGCGAGCTGCCGCACCTCGTCGGGGTCACCCGCCGCAGCCTCTTCCAGTTCGGCGACGTGTACATGCACTTCATCGAGTCGGACCGGCCCCCCGGCCCGGCCATCGCCGACGTCACCGGCCACCCGGAGTTCCGGGAGCTCAGCGACCGGCTCACCGCCTACGTCAGCCCGCACAACCCGGAGACCTGGCGCAGCCCCAAGGACGCCATGGCCCAGGAGTTCTACCGCTGGGAGCGTCCGGCCGGCTCCCGTACCGGCTAG
- a CDS encoding molybdopterin-dependent oxidoreductase encodes MRFVSINRRTVERGALAAASGLLAGYAALATAELAASLVRPQAGPVTVIGGAAIDRTPAALKDFAIRTFGENDKLVLQLGILATVGLLAALLGMFALRHRRTGAAGVLAFGVLGAAAALSRPDAAGAADALPSLVGATAGALVLYLLVGKVGGPTAHPADGDGASGGGSEDPPPAWNRRGFLLAAGITAAASTGAGALGRALTGRRGQGATASRAAVSLPAPASPAPPIPAGAALRVPGVSAFTTPNKEFYRVDTALVVPKVDADTWRLRIHGKGVSRPRSYSFDELLQRPLIERDITLTCVSNEVGGPYAGSARWLGVRLSDLLREAGVQAPSRGGRADQLIARSVDGMTLGTPVEEVMDGRDAMLAVAMNGEPLPFDHGFPVRMVVPGLYGYVSACKWIREIELTTFGSYDPYWVKRGWARRAPIKTQARIDTPKPFARIPAGTVTVAGVAWAQHRGIRRVEVQVDDGPWQEASLAAQATTDTWRQWSFDWKAAQGGHRLTVRATDGRGEVQTEVRTRTIPDGASGRHGVFVTVD; translated from the coding sequence ATGAGGTTCGTGAGCATCAACCGAAGGACAGTCGAGCGCGGCGCCCTCGCCGCGGCGAGCGGCCTGCTGGCGGGGTACGCGGCACTGGCCACCGCCGAGCTGGCCGCGTCCCTGGTCCGGCCGCAGGCGGGACCGGTCACGGTGATCGGCGGAGCGGCCATCGACCGCACTCCGGCGGCGCTCAAGGACTTCGCCATCCGCACCTTCGGCGAGAACGACAAGCTGGTCCTCCAGCTCGGCATCCTCGCCACCGTCGGCCTCCTGGCGGCCCTGCTGGGGATGTTCGCCCTGCGCCACCGCCGCACGGGGGCGGCCGGCGTACTGGCCTTCGGGGTCCTCGGCGCGGCGGCGGCGCTCAGCCGGCCCGACGCGGCCGGGGCGGCGGACGCGTTGCCCTCGCTGGTGGGGGCAACGGCCGGGGCGCTGGTGCTGTACCTGCTGGTGGGGAAGGTGGGCGGGCCGACCGCCCACCCCGCCGACGGGGACGGCGCGTCGGGGGGCGGCTCCGAGGACCCGCCCCCCGCCTGGAACCGCCGGGGCTTCCTCCTCGCGGCCGGCATCACGGCGGCCGCCTCCACCGGCGCGGGCGCCCTCGGCCGGGCCCTGACCGGCCGGCGCGGCCAGGGCGCCACCGCCTCCCGCGCGGCCGTAAGCCTGCCCGCCCCCGCTTCGCCGGCCCCGCCGATCCCGGCCGGGGCGGCCCTGCGGGTTCCCGGGGTCAGCGCCTTCACCACACCGAACAAGGAGTTCTACCGTGTCGACACCGCGCTCGTGGTCCCCAAGGTGGACGCCGACACCTGGCGGCTGCGCATCCACGGCAAGGGCGTCTCCCGCCCGCGCTCCTACTCCTTCGACGAGCTCCTCCAACGCCCGCTGATCGAACGCGACATCACCCTGACCTGCGTGTCGAACGAGGTCGGCGGCCCCTACGCGGGCTCCGCGCGCTGGCTCGGCGTACGCCTGTCGGACCTGTTGCGCGAGGCAGGTGTGCAAGCGCCGTCGCGCGGCGGCCGGGCCGACCAGCTGATCGCGCGGTCGGTGGACGGGATGACGCTGGGCACCCCCGTCGAGGAGGTCATGGACGGCCGGGACGCGATGCTGGCCGTCGCCATGAACGGCGAGCCGCTCCCCTTCGATCACGGCTTCCCGGTCCGGATGGTCGTCCCCGGTCTCTACGGCTACGTCTCCGCCTGCAAGTGGATCCGGGAGATCGAGCTCACCACCTTCGGTTCCTACGACCCCTACTGGGTCAAGCGCGGATGGGCCCGCCGGGCGCCGATCAAGACGCAGGCCCGGATCGACACCCCCAAGCCCTTCGCCCGGATCCCGGCCGGGACCGTGACGGTGGCCGGGGTGGCGTGGGCCCAGCACCGAGGCATCCGGCGGGTCGAGGTCCAGGTCGACGACGGGCCGTGGCAGGAGGCCTCGCTCGCGGCGCAGGCCACCACCGACACCTGGCGCCAGTGGTCCTTCGACTGGAAGGCCGCGCAGGGCGGCCACCGGCTGACCGTCCGGGCCACGGACGGCCGGGGCGAGGTCCAGACCGAGGTGCGGACCCGGACCATCCCGGACGGCGCGAGCGGCCGGCACGGCGTGTTCGTCACGGTCGACTGA